The following coding sequences lie in one Mucilaginibacter sp. KACC 22773 genomic window:
- a CDS encoding helix-turn-helix domain-containing protein gives MTDLGLFLSKRSVNKAEISRRTGISKSRLSQLSNSIVTKLTTEELYLIALSIEVSPCELLTFVCTKISLPEK, from the coding sequence CTTAGGACTTTTTTTATCAAAAAGATCTGTAAATAAGGCCGAAATTTCCCGGCGGACAGGCATCAGCAAATCACGCCTATCCCAGCTTTCGAACAGCATTGTTACAAAATTAACAACTGAGGAACTTTACCTAATCGCTTTATCGATCGAAGTATCTCCCTGCGAACTTTTAACATTTGTCTGTACGAAAATATCTTTGCCTGAAAAATAG